In Cicer arietinum cultivar CDC Frontier isolate Library 1 chromosome 7, Cicar.CDCFrontier_v2.0, whole genome shotgun sequence, the genomic window AACCTGAATGTCCAGCATGATCCGCAGCTGCCTTGATCTTTAACATGGCTGACTATTCCTTCTTTCCTCCAGTCTTTCTGCACACAAGAAcagaaagaaaacaaattcataCGAAGTTCCATAGAATGcaaattttctttattcgcAAACAAAGATGAACAAGGCATCTGAGTCACAGACTAATAATAATTGCGGAAAGAAATATGAAAATTCAGTCGTGGAATGGAAGGAAATTAACACCAACATACATAGCAAGCATTTTCCTTCCATGTCCACACACTGTCACATTAGATCCTATGAAGCACTCACGTAGACACCCATACAAGGCACGATACTGACAGGATATGTTGTCACTAGCCATAATTTGAGAAAGGAAAATGTTGTTTATGACACACGCAACTTTGCAGAAAGTAATGAACTAATACGATTGGTCAATTTCACCATTATCCTTCCATGTTTTCCTTCAAACAACACCTTAAAACTTTGACTGCTCTTTTAAAAAACAACACATATTATTTCGTGAGTTTCGTGACACATAGGCTTCCTGATTcacttcaaaaaaataaataaaagtaattgaTTAAAACCACGAGTCCAATCACACATGTCACTATGTCAGATACAGAACAAATTTTTAATCTGAAGTATCGATGCAGATCACTTACATCACATGATCACACAACATACTTATTCCAATCACATAacaaccaaaatttaaattgatactAGATCAATAACTAACTGAATGAGCATTTCATATTCAACACAGGATGAAaatcaaaagtaaaatataacttCATAATATTAAATTGCAACAACAGTTAAAGTTGCAATTACCGAGTTTCTATACTAATATACCTCTTCAGGAAGATTAGCATCAGTAATCTTATGGTTACCCTTAAGAGTAGCAGAGCAATTTTGAGCAGCACCAAGTCTGTGTGTTCTGAACTCCTCCCAAGTCCAATCAGCAAAATCTACAAAACCATAATAACTTCCatcaaatccaaacaaaaatcaacaaaatcaaagtCAAAGAGTACATACGATTAACACCGAGAGTGTAACCGAGGCGTCTCTTGTTAGTAGATTTGATAAGTTCAAGATTATCGGTGAAGATATTAAATCTACGCTTCATCTCATCCACGGTATCATATCGCTTTCCGTATCTATTAGCGAAGCGGACGAAGGAGAGAGCGTGGTGACTTTCTCCGATCACTTGAAGTAGCTGTTCCTCCATGTCCGACACCATCCGAATAGGGTTGGTGTCGTCGAAGCTCAATCCGGCGGCGGCGGTGGCGACGCAGAACAACACGATGAGTAGCGACCACTGTGCCATCTTACTCTCTCCCAAAACTTTGCCTCTAACTTCTATTCTTTAATTCTTGAATCTCATCACAGATGATCTTTACTACCATTTTATACTATcactattttaatttctattggTTGGTTTCTAAAGAAGACCATTATTGGTCCTCGTGGAAAATGTAATGACTAAATTGTCCTCTTCCTGTTTCACGTTTTACTTTCTTGCATCATATTCCTTCCTTCTTTCTCTTTACCTGATCTCCTACAACTCTGTATACAACACAGGAAATGAGTataacagtaaaaaaaaaaaaagaaggtaaAGAGAATAGTAATTTAGCGGAATTTTGCATTTGACATTTGTGGGTTATTcagtaaaaaatttatatttaagtaCACTTAAACACTTGCATTTTCTCAAATTGTTCTTAAAAAAGTGAAGTTGTCTATGTCTTTCATTTTATCCAAAGTAGAATTGAtggtagtttttttttatttttttaaggtgGTACTTCTATTTTTATCGGATAGACTAGTTGATTACACTTTTTTAGATATGGTtgaaattagttataaattatattatatattcgttgaattaaattttttaaattgttttttattgggTTTTATCGTTATTATCAATATGATACCAAAATTGTGAAatctattttgaatttaaatttataatttttattctatttaatttttgttattgttcAAGTTCacactattttaattatttttgtggttgttGTATAGTTTGCAATTATAAaactcttaattttaaaatcatctcttaaaaaaaatcatttaaatatattcatgttcatttatcatttttgtagatgataaatagattttttttgttgagacactttaaatttaattgatttttgttagtaattttacaattttttaaatttttgttgaagattatttgatatttaagatttatttatttgattattgtaGTTGTTATTGACTTTGTTATATGTTTTTACTATAGGGTAATTAAACATTGTTCATACTACTACGTGCTTATACTCTACATTAGTCAAACATTATTCTTTTTCCTTCCATCCAATAATagttaagtaatttttttattatctgtGTTTCTGCTCTATGATAACTAACCAATTGTATTTTTTGTGCTTTTATCTTATAGATTACTATGTGATAATTGGAGTTGTTGATTATATTCCAATAAGTATAAGAGATACACAACAATTTTAAAgaggataaaaaataaataaaagacttcaattaaattatgcacatttgttaattaattacttaattacgCTTGTTAAATATTCTCTTTAGCTATCTATATAAATCTTATTATAACTTTAATCAtcattcttattattaatatatttttctctcttgaATGATTatcgaaaataataatagttcTTTGTAGCAGTTTCAATTTCTCCTATTTACCCATCTTCAATAGAGTACTTTATTTTgagtaataaaaaatagagtGCTTTATTTCAACTTTATACAGTTTTTTCCAAGATGTAACactaataaaaatttagttttcaaGATTTTAGTATATGAGAAAaactttttagtaaaaaaaaaagaaagtctAGAAGAAAATATAACGACAAAATCCGATGACTTAAGCATTGCAACCAACACTTGGGGACTCCTAAAACAAAACGTCACAACTCCCAAAATATCTAACAGCAAAATCATATCcttgaatatatatttctttcatttatttgCGGCTAGAagtcttccttttttttttttggacaaattgtGGCCATAAGTCTTTGATATCACTATTGTCAATACTCATTACTTGTTTATTTGTTGAGGCTTAACTTCAGTTTTTGAtctctatattattattaatttatagaattAGTTGTTCTATTATATAAATCtgacaattttgttttatttaaaaaatttaaattaaaaaataacaattagatattttaatgacatgatatataattatatgatataaaattatttaaatgtattagttatttatatgtctttaattaaattaaaaatatgaaaaacttataaaaataaaagttaagtTTTCACTTTATTATATTCAAATTTCATGAGTGTTAATCATTAtcttatatcatattatttaaaatatcatatatcattattttttatttaaataatcaaattgaaactttaaaaaaaaagatattaattttataaataaataaaaataaagaaattaaaactgcaattaaattatttattatataaaacgTTATTTCATGTGGCTTTTGATTTCTATGTAAAATAGTACTATATATGTTGTTgtacttttattaattaataacaattaattGATACATAAAAGTTGTCCTTAAAATTTAACAGAGAAATACCGATATTGTTAAGTATTTTGTCTTAAGTTGAAATCTAAATTCACATTTgtctaaattaattatagagaaattttttatttaaaaaaaacataaaagttaTGAAAACATATGTGTGTATCAATTGAAGTATATAAGATTGATAAAGAATCTAATACAGATCTGTGTATCAATTAAACTATTCAAGATTGACAAAGAATCTCTATGTTATTAATTAGTTGAAGTCGATCTGTCACTAACATGGGTTGATTTTTAAAAAGGTAACATGGGGGAATAGTTAAGTGGTTTTTGATGAGAGACCAAATCGTAATTTCTACATAAAAATTAACCGTGCTATTTGGGAAAAACACACATTATTTACAAGAGAAATGGCGaagaaatttgaaaaaacaGGGGAAACAAAATAGTATAAAGTGATgatgataaaatagaaaattaaaaaattatggagGTGGTGTATGTATATCCATTTAATCTATTTTCCTTGAAAATGACTTTAATTTGTTGGGGAAGCTTTTGTGTTCCATTTACAAATGGATCAGAAAATCGATTTATAAGAGACTTAAGCACTACATCTCAACCaaaaaccttaaggcattaggttttgttgtttttgaaactcgaaaacctttgaaaacaatttatgccaccgaaaatattactgggatgagtcgcggactaggtcgctctctttaagacgtttcgaggcactgcccaaaattgtgcaaggcagactatcaaccacgaagtccccaggataaaacagcccaacagcccagattcactgtatcggagttctactgcactgtagaaaaccgttctagaattacaccctctgtATGCCAGTCGATAGACTGACACTCGaatatagcacggaggctactcaaatatagcacggaggctactcaagAATTGGATCACGGAGTCCATTTACTGGCCACTAGTAGAGTGCCTCAGAAATAGGAAACTTGATTGACAAGGCTCCTTGACAGctaagtcaaattagggttttgactgaGCAAGGCACAAGAGACTAGTCTGTTTAGGGTTTGAATGAATCAGAACATTGACTTTGACCTTGTGGATGACAGTTTCGTAATATGTGATTCATCGcaagcaattaattaattaaataaataattaatttccatctgttaaaaaacaataatacaCCACAACCCGGACCGGACCGAGCCGAGCCGAGCCGGACGGTGGCGCGCGTGTGGTGGTccgtttgcttgcgttctccctccttcacaaaattgcggtgccccttggggcccaacccaattgtgaaactaactccttataaatgtcataaatgagtgtgttccctccaatgtgggacttctcatttttcaattcacacattaaagccatcatcaatgccaattatgtttcatcatttccaacaggtttatgggtcattctccttatatatctaATATAGCCTCCATTTCTGGTTAAtagactaaccactcataattgtATTGTTGAGTTTGTAATGGTCAGTGAAATTTGAAGAAATTCCCATATAAACATATGAAAATGTACTTGGCGGGCCTGAATTAAACTGAACCAATTATGGTTTGGTccaatttaacttttttctaGTAAGTGGTCCAATTTATGTTGTACacctttatttaaaaatacaaaataaaagttTGGGTCTGACCTTTCAGTAGTCGAATCTCCTTTTGTTTCgtcattatataatatatatttctcCATTTTGTGATAGTTTGTTTTTTACAAGTCTATTTTGTGATAGTTACTGCTTTGGCCTGTTTGGTTTGAGACATAAGATTTTAGGATAAGTTAATGTAAGAAAGGTTGTAAAGTTTTCGAATCGTGCACGCTATCATTACTAAAATATGTCTTCTGTCATTTTCAAATGGTGCATATCTTCTATCGTTTCAATTTTGTGAGGGAAAAAATCTACAACAACACTCCCAacaaaattagagttgttaaatgtTCTGCCTTAGCCTAACGGGCCATATTACATTATGGCCAAATAGCCCATTTGCTAATTTGTTGCAAATTATCAAGCCCAATTTAACCTCGTATTGGCTGTACGGGTCAAATGACAAGTctggtcaatttttttttagcaTTGGAAACTTAcaattaagaaatataaaacaaaatttgttgAATACAATGTACCACATAAAAATTATCTCCTAACACATATAAATTGATTGAATTTCAGATAAGAATAAAtcgtttaaaaaaatttaaattttaagtagaataatttttatttaaacttattatTTGAATTTCGAATAACTAaatctttttttgttgttgaaaatcagataattaaaaagaagaaaaaatgaatcATCTTGTAAATATGCACTATCATATCATATTTATGTTCACCTACACCGTTACAATCAACATCGTGTTGTTAATTAAGAAGAACACAACACATAGCATATATTTGCGTAGGttttaaaatgaaaacaaaatattgtGACATAAAAGAGGTAATAcactttgattttaaataaaagagtatgagtagaataataaaatatattattcagCTTCTTTTGCGtgataaaaaacatatttgaaaaaatcatatttaaaacacaagtaTGTCAGTCcattttaagaataaaaaaaattataaaacagtTTGAGTtttaacacgttttccaaaaatatattgagTTCATAACTATTTATTgattatatttgaatattttaagtGTTGTCAAATTTGTTTTTGTAGTGCATAATTTAGATTAGCAGAGACCAATTCTTCACACAAATGCTTTGGGCCGACACAGAAAACATTGGGCCACTATAAAGTTCCATATTTTAGAAGAAATATTTAGAGGGATGCTCAACAACCTCAACAAACACGTCTTCCAATCAGAACTTTCTATCCAGATGTATAAACTTCACTTAAATACACAGCGCATAAGTGTTTTTCTGATAGTATTTTATCTCTTGTGAATAAATAGTAAGGGTTGAATGAATAATCACcgtacatttaaaatataaagatgtTGTTCTTCTCTCAAAATTCGCAATTTTTTACTGGACCTCACAATCTAGtagtataaaattttaattcagtTGTAAAAAATGGGattttttaatacacttttagTAAACATTAAGGTAAATGAATAACCACCAAAATATAAGTCATaaattttgaaggaaaaaaacttagtaaaaaatatacaagAAAAGGAGTGAAAAGTTAGTGAAAAAAATATGTGAAGAAATAAAGAGTAAAAaagttagtaaaaaaatatgtgaaagagaaaatagtaaaaaaaattattagaaaaattgtgtaaataaagaaaaagcaaaaacataataaaaagaTGTACGAAGAAAGAGATGGTGGATAAGTTtccaaataaaagaaaaaattatagaagAAGATTTTAGAGAGaagaaaaagataataaatcTAAATAGAAGAAAAGCGTATGTAATgagattgaaaaataatatatttataaaaaaaaagaagaattattattttttctctaatttgaGGAAGCTTCACCAGCTTAAGCCACCTCtagaataaaattttgaattttgttttagtgtaTAAACTAGTAGTATAGACTACAATTAATTTCTCTTTTAAGTAGCTATAACTTAAatgtttcaaatataaaatttcatatttattttacaccTGAATAAGTAATGGGGGAATAGTAAATTATTACACATAATCTAAAAATCACAAAAGAATCATGTTTAAAAATGGACTTAAAACTTAAGCTCATAGTACCAAATCAATCACGATGATAaatctattaatagaaactatTCAATAAGTATTAAGATTCCCTTCTAGTGACTTACAATGGCCAAACTAATCATTAACGACGGACTTGAAGATCACATTGAGATTCTCTAATCGGATTCTTCAAGATTAAACCTAATAATTTCTATAAAAGAAACACACTTGAGCAAAAAGTTTTAGAGTAATATACTTCTCATTCCATCCGGTGGTTGAACTTTATAGTACTTGTAAACACACCACCCACGTACAAAAAGTAGAGCTGTCATTCACAATCGTGCCTTCGTTACttgaataataattattttaaaacaaaataatagtgTAAAAATTGTTAGCAAAATTGATCAGAGTAAAGCTTGATCTATTAGAGAACGAAACGAAGCATTCTCGAAGGTGCTTTTTCCCCATATAATTAATGGTTTCAACAACGAGTTTTTTCCAAATTTGTGACCACAAAGGCACAACAAACACTAGCACAATGATGGAAAGTCAAAGAGGGTATCCCTGTCATTTTCCCTTAACACAACAACTTAGACTTAATACTCGGTTTCTAACccttatcaaatatttatttaaacaaattcaaatcCTAGTCTTTTCATCTTAAGGAAACAACAACCACCCctctatataatataaataaaaaaagagaatagTTCCATGTAATATAGGACCTAGACAactaataattaacaaaaaaaaaaaaaaaaacagatgaaAATTCAAAAGGAGCTGCAAATTCTTAGAAGCTGAACATTGTGcctctttcctttatataaacTCTTAAAACCATCACCAATTTATACCATCTCATAGTAATTCTCAGCACGATAACATTACATGAGTGTGATGAAAATCAATTGGAAATCGATATTTCCAAGTTGCTACAAGGATGAAAATGGTTACTCTTCACCGAAACCAGCAGCAACAAAAGTGGTTGCTACAAAGACAAATTCATTTAACAGAATATCTCTGACGGATCTGAGTTTTCCAAGCGCAACAACGCTTTCAGCAGAAGATCTTTCAATTTCTCTAGTAGGTTCTAATCTCTATGTTTTCACACTCGCTGAGCTCAAGATTATTACTCAGGGTTTCTCTTCAAGTAACTTTCTTGGTGAAGGAGGGTTTGGACCTGTGCATAAAGGTTTCATTGATGATAAAGTTAGACCTGGACTTGAACCTCAACCTGTTGCTGTTAAGCTCTTAGATTTGGATGGTTCTCAGGGTCATAAAGAATGGCTGGTCAGTTTTTTTATTCACTTTACggttatttttttacaaattaagtCAATGTAATTAATCTATTGAGTTATTGAATTCTGATTATTTTGATGTTTCTTTTGACTATAGACTGAGGTTGTGTTTTTGGGTCAACTGAGACATCCACACCTTGTGAAGCTGATTGGATATTGTTGTGAAGAGGAACATAGGCTTCTGGTTTATGAGTATTTACCAAGAGGAAGCTTAGAGAATCAACTATTTAGAAGTAAGAATTTCGTTATTAGAATATAATATTCTTATCTTGATTAATTATTGTTTCATTtaatttgcaaaataaaaatgaaggatTAAGCTTTTTGTATGGGGGAAATATTTCAGGATATTCAGCATCTTTACCATGGTCAACAAGAATGAAAATTGCTGTTGGAGCTGCAAAGGGTCTAGCCTTTTTACATGATGCAAAGAAACCAGTCATCTATAGAGATTTCAAAGCATCAAACATCTTATTAGACTCTGTAAGTACTAGACTAATTTATCTTCAACATCCTCTAATAAATAATGTTCCATTTAATTTCATCAATTCTTTCAAGTTAACTCTGGATCTAgctcattattatttattctttgATTCCAGGATTATAATGCAAAGCTCTCTGATTTTGGCTTGGCAAAAGATGGTCCGGAAGGAGATGACACACATGTTTCAACTAGAGTTATGGGCACTCAAGGTTATGCTGCCCCTGAATATATCATGACAGGTAAATTATTCACCAATTCTAATTAATAACTCCATTATGTCTACACGAATTTCTCTATGTTCATTGCACGATTTCACAGTACTAGTTATGTATTGACACTTGACATGTCAAACACAAGCTGGCTGGCGTGTCTGTGTCTGTGCTGTGTCAGATGTTTATGTATGTTTCTTGTTTCATATAGTTAATAATAGTTCATAGCATAACctgaatttaattttgatatacaGGACATTTGACAGCAATGAGTGATGTGTATAGTTTTGGAGTTGTTTTATTGGAGATATTAACTGGGAGAAGATCTGTGGATAAGGTACGTCCGCCAAGAGAACAGAATCTAGTAGAATGGGCTAGACCAGTGTTAAACGATCCACGAAAACTTAGTAGAATAATGGATCCAAGGCTTGAAGGACAGTATTCAGAGATGGGGGCAAGAAAAGCAGCTGCATTAGCCTATCAATGCTTAAGTCACAGGCCAAGGAATAGACCTACAATGTCTAATGTGGTTAACACTCTTGAGCCTCTACAAGATTTTGATGATATTCCAATTGGACCCTTTGTTTACACGGTTCCAAATGATGTTAACAATGAAGTTCAAAAAGAGTGTGTTATTGAGACACCAAAAGAGAGAAGAAGGGAAAGTAGTGGGAGTAGTAGTACTACACATCATCGACGAAATCAACATGTCAACAATAATGGTCATAAGCATCTTGTTAttgataataacaataataatgtggTACAAAATAAAGATGGAGAAGAATATTATGACACGCCTAAGGAGAAGAAAAGGGAAAATAATCACCATCATAGAAGTCATCATCATCGACACAGTGGGCATAAGCATCCACTTAAATCACCAAAGTCAAAATCACCGAATAATGAGGGACACCAAAGTGGGTCACACTCACCAGACACCTCTATTGCATCAGAAAGCCAAGGAAATTAAAGTATATAGTTTAGTATCATATACAATGTTAAATGTATAGTGTGACAATATACTAGGCTGAGAAGAGATTGCAATTGCAATGGTTCTAGCATGGTAAGCATGctttttttggttttattattttattattattcttcaaTTTGTGGAAGAAGTTGaagttgatttttttgaattgtgTATACAATGGTGAATTTGGTTCcttgattaattattaattaatcaaaacACTAGTTCAATAAATGGACAATTACCAAACATGATTTGTTGAACGAATTTAAACAAATGTTCAACAAAAACGAGTACAGCTAAGTGGCTTGACCAAACGACACGTTTGTATATCCAAACAAATACCAATTGCCAATTTTTTGTATTAGGATCGACAGCAGAAAAACTTAGCCTCCTGATTAAGTACTTTGTAGTTTGTGGTATGTACACTTAATTGAATacctttttttatttgtttagtaattgaagatttaataaCTTAGTAAAGTTGAAGTCCACCAACTGCAAAATAGTTATAGGAATATTTAATGAGTTAGAGTGCGAATTCGAACACATAATAACTGTGAAAATTGCTTAATGCAGCGAAAGATACCTTAACAAAGTAAAATGAAACATTTTTTTGACTATTAATCCGTGCTTTCCGCCAGAAAATGACTGAAAATTTCTTCACTTGTTTTGGAAGTATGAGAAACATGTTATCGTGATTTTTGCAACTCCTTTTGTTCGCAATATAGCAGTGCGGGAAATAAAACATAGTAAGtgcaaatatataaatataaatactccatcgaaatataaataaataattaaaaaaaatagatatctttaattttaatttaagattaCATATgttaatctttaattattatttttatttatattctattttagAAAGATTATAATGTACAGCAAATATTCACCGTTGCTGgttattctctatttttttaatgataattaaaaaataaataaacaatgcAACGTTGATTTATGCTTGAATGAAACTGCAAGTCTGCAATACAATAATAATAGTGGAATATTAACGCAtcaactaataattaataaaaaaagccTCATCAGAAATTTTGGATATCTCACGTTGACGACGCGCCTGGCATTATTTGAGATTAACAAACTTATCGCATGATTGAATAATAATGTAACATCagttcagaataaaaataataaataatgagacAGCAGAATAGTTTTAACAAAGAAAATGTTAACTTTGATTAAATTGGTCATAGAAAAATTAATTCAGATCACTTATGTGCGAATCTTATGAAATATGAACCAAAgaaatatatttcatatttcaCAGCATATTTCATATATCTCACGGTTAATATAGTTTATGATTTTTTACGcctattaaaaaatgtaataattaaaaaatagaaaaaatgtattttattgaattatctatt contains:
- the LOC101511372 gene encoding serine/threonine-protein kinase RIPK-like encodes the protein MSVMKINWKSIFPSCYKDENGYSSPKPAATKVVATKTNSFNRISLTDLSFPSATTLSAEDLSISLVGSNLYVFTLAELKIITQGFSSSNFLGEGGFGPVHKGFIDDKVRPGLEPQPVAVKLLDLDGSQGHKEWLTEVVFLGQLRHPHLVKLIGYCCEEEHRLLVYEYLPRGSLENQLFRRYSASLPWSTRMKIAVGAAKGLAFLHDAKKPVIYRDFKASNILLDSDYNAKLSDFGLAKDGPEGDDTHVSTRVMGTQGYAAPEYIMTGHLTAMSDVYSFGVVLLEILTGRRSVDKVRPPREQNLVEWARPVLNDPRKLSRIMDPRLEGQYSEMGARKAAALAYQCLSHRPRNRPTMSNVVNTLEPLQDFDDIPIGPFVYTVPNDVNNEVQKECVIETPKERRRESSGSSSTTHHRRNQHVNNNGHKHLVIDNNNNNVVQNKDGEEYYDTPKEKKRENNHHHRSHHHRHSGHKHPLKSPKSKSPNNEGHQSGSHSPDTSIASESQGN